Proteins encoded together in one Variovorax paradoxus EPS window:
- a CDS encoding Bug family tripartite tricarboxylate transporter substrate binding protein — protein sequence MDRRTLLATLASGAAVAASPFAHAQEYPAQLIKWVVPYPAGGGTDVIARVLAEAMRQTLGQQIVVDNRPGASTNIGADIVAKSKPDGYTILSADNAVLAFNEHLFSKLPFSPEKDFTYIGAIGKFPLALVVHPDFPAKNFKEFLAYVKANPGKVNYASPGNGSPHHLAMEMFKVRTGTFITHIPYRGAAPAMADVMGGQVPCMFLDLASGLPIMQSNKVRVLAIGSGARSKPLPNVPTLAEVGVPNTEVFAFQGILGPAGLPPAVVSKLNGDLNKAFGTPAVQKRFDDFGMEAMPGTPAQFAALSRAESKRWGPIIKQAGIKLD from the coding sequence ATGGATCGCCGCACCCTTCTCGCCACGCTCGCATCCGGCGCCGCCGTGGCCGCCTCGCCTTTTGCCCATGCGCAGGAGTACCCCGCGCAGCTCATCAAGTGGGTCGTGCCGTACCCGGCGGGCGGCGGCACCGACGTGATCGCGCGCGTGCTGGCCGAAGCCATGCGCCAGACGCTGGGCCAGCAGATCGTGGTGGACAACCGCCCCGGCGCCTCGACCAACATCGGCGCGGACATCGTCGCCAAGAGCAAGCCCGACGGCTACACGATCCTCTCGGCCGACAACGCCGTGCTGGCCTTCAACGAGCACCTGTTCAGCAAGCTGCCGTTCAGCCCTGAAAAGGACTTCACCTACATCGGCGCCATCGGCAAGTTTCCGCTCGCGCTGGTGGTGCATCCGGACTTCCCGGCGAAGAACTTCAAGGAGTTCCTGGCCTACGTGAAGGCCAACCCCGGCAAGGTCAACTACGCCTCGCCCGGCAACGGCTCGCCGCACCACCTGGCCATGGAAATGTTCAAGGTGCGCACCGGCACCTTCATCACCCACATCCCCTACCGCGGCGCCGCGCCCGCGATGGCCGACGTGATGGGCGGTCAGGTGCCCTGCATGTTCCTGGACCTCGCCTCCGGCCTGCCGATCATGCAGAGCAACAAGGTGCGCGTACTCGCCATCGGCTCGGGCGCGCGCAGCAAGCCGCTGCCCAACGTGCCGACGCTGGCCGAAGTGGGCGTGCCCAACACGGAGGTGTTCGCGTTCCAGGGCATCCTCGGCCCGGCCGGCCTGCCGCCCGCGGTAGTGAGCAAGCTCAACGGCGACCTGAACAAGGCCTTCGGCACGCCCGCCGTGCAGAAGCGCTTCGACGATTTCGGGATGGAAGCGATGCCCGGCACGCCGGCGCAGTTCGCGGCGCTGTCGCGTGCGGAGTCGAAGCGCTGGGGGCCGATCATCAAGCAGGCCGGCATCAAGCTGGACTGA